In Ammospiza caudacuta isolate bAmmCau1 chromosome 2, bAmmCau1.pri, whole genome shotgun sequence, a genomic segment contains:
- the LOC131571653 gene encoding galactosylgalactosylxylosylprotein 3-beta-glucuronosyltransferase 1-like isoform X1 → MLRRRNLLTTLLIALPWALLLTLWHQYPTTHYLSLLRKETDENVTSKALLNGTSALREEVFPSCTRQQQSIGATPKIIQHYVYSRPPPWSDTLPTIFVITPTYTRPVQKAELTRLANTFLHVQNLHWVVVEDSPRRTNLVSNLLEKAGLNFTHLNVETPKSLKLGLSWIPSHTPRGTLQRNLGLHWLRDSFSNTAPPEGVVYFADDDNTYSLELFEEMRYTRRVSVWPVAFVGGLRYESPKVSPAGKVVGWKTVFDPNRPFAIDMAGFAISIKLILEKPHASFKLEGVKGGYQETSLLKDLVTMDGLEPKAANCTKVLVWHTRTERPTLVNEGKRGFTDPRVEV, encoded by the exons ATGCTGAGGAGACGTAACCTTCTTACCACGCTCCTGATTGCCTTGCCATGGGCTCTTCTCCTAACCTTGTGGCACCAGTACCCAACCACCCACTACCTCAGCCTGCTGAGAA AAGAGACAGACGAGAACGTGACCTCTAAAGCTCTCCTTAATGGTACATCTGCACTGAGAGAAGAAGTCTTCCCATCATGCACTCGGCAGCAGCAAAGCATAGGGGCAACACCTAAAATCATCCAGCATTATGTGTACTCCAGGCCTCCCCCATGGTCAGACACCCTGCCAACCATCTTTGTTATCACCCCGACCTACACCCGGCCCGTGCAGAAAGCTGAGCTGACCCGACTGGCCAACACCTTCCTCCACGTACAGAACCTGCACTGGGTGGTGGTGGAGGACTCTCCACGGAGGACCAACCTTGTGTCCAACCTGCTGGAGAAGGCTGGGCTCAACTTCACCCACCTCAATGTGGAGACACCCAAGAGCCTGAAGCTGGGTCTGTcctggatcccatcccacaCCCCGAGGGGGACACTGCAGAGGAACCTGGGGCTGCACTGGCTGAGGGACAGCTTCAGCAACACCGCACCACCGGAAGGCGTAGTCTATTTTGCTGATGATGATAACACCTATAGCCTGGAGCTCTTTGAGGAG ATGCGCTACACAAGGCGGGTCTCAGTCTGGCCAGTGGCTTTCGTTGGGGGGCTGCGATATGAATCCCCAAAagtgagcccagcagggaaggTGGTGGGCTGGAAAACCGTCTTCGACCCTAATCGTCCCTTTGCTATTGACATGGCTGGATTTGCTATCAGCATCAAGCTGATTTTGGAGAAGCCTCACGCCAGTTTCAAGCTGGAGGGAGTTAAAGGAGGGTACCAGGAAACAAGTCTGCTGAAGGATTTAGTGACTATGGATGGGCTGGAGCCCAAAGCAGCTAACTGCACAAAG GTGTTGGTGTGGCACACAAGAACTGAGAGGCCCACTCTGGTTAATGAAGGCAAGCGTGGGTTTACAGACCCCAGAGTAGAGGTGTAA
- the LOC131571653 gene encoding galactosylgalactosylxylosylprotein 3-beta-glucuronosyltransferase 1-like isoform X2, which translates to MLRRRNLLTTLLIALPWALLLTLWHQYPTTHYLSLLRKTDENVTSKALLNGTSALREEVFPSCTRQQQSIGATPKIIQHYVYSRPPPWSDTLPTIFVITPTYTRPVQKAELTRLANTFLHVQNLHWVVVEDSPRRTNLVSNLLEKAGLNFTHLNVETPKSLKLGLSWIPSHTPRGTLQRNLGLHWLRDSFSNTAPPEGVVYFADDDNTYSLELFEEMRYTRRVSVWPVAFVGGLRYESPKVSPAGKVVGWKTVFDPNRPFAIDMAGFAISIKLILEKPHASFKLEGVKGGYQETSLLKDLVTMDGLEPKAANCTKVLVWHTRTERPTLVNEGKRGFTDPRVEV; encoded by the exons ATGCTGAGGAGACGTAACCTTCTTACCACGCTCCTGATTGCCTTGCCATGGGCTCTTCTCCTAACCTTGTGGCACCAGTACCCAACCACCCACTACCTCAGCCTGCTGAGAA AGACAGACGAGAACGTGACCTCTAAAGCTCTCCTTAATGGTACATCTGCACTGAGAGAAGAAGTCTTCCCATCATGCACTCGGCAGCAGCAAAGCATAGGGGCAACACCTAAAATCATCCAGCATTATGTGTACTCCAGGCCTCCCCCATGGTCAGACACCCTGCCAACCATCTTTGTTATCACCCCGACCTACACCCGGCCCGTGCAGAAAGCTGAGCTGACCCGACTGGCCAACACCTTCCTCCACGTACAGAACCTGCACTGGGTGGTGGTGGAGGACTCTCCACGGAGGACCAACCTTGTGTCCAACCTGCTGGAGAAGGCTGGGCTCAACTTCACCCACCTCAATGTGGAGACACCCAAGAGCCTGAAGCTGGGTCTGTcctggatcccatcccacaCCCCGAGGGGGACACTGCAGAGGAACCTGGGGCTGCACTGGCTGAGGGACAGCTTCAGCAACACCGCACCACCGGAAGGCGTAGTCTATTTTGCTGATGATGATAACACCTATAGCCTGGAGCTCTTTGAGGAG ATGCGCTACACAAGGCGGGTCTCAGTCTGGCCAGTGGCTTTCGTTGGGGGGCTGCGATATGAATCCCCAAAagtgagcccagcagggaaggTGGTGGGCTGGAAAACCGTCTTCGACCCTAATCGTCCCTTTGCTATTGACATGGCTGGATTTGCTATCAGCATCAAGCTGATTTTGGAGAAGCCTCACGCCAGTTTCAAGCTGGAGGGAGTTAAAGGAGGGTACCAGGAAACAAGTCTGCTGAAGGATTTAGTGACTATGGATGGGCTGGAGCCCAAAGCAGCTAACTGCACAAAG GTGTTGGTGTGGCACACAAGAACTGAGAGGCCCACTCTGGTTAATGAAGGCAAGCGTGGGTTTACAGACCCCAGAGTAGAGGTGTAA